GGACGATAAACCTGTACAATTAACTCGTCGACTAATCCTTGCCGCACCCAACCGAGCCAATCCTGTAAATGACCATTATAGGCGAATTCGTAGGGATTAGGGGCGATCGAAAGCAGTATATTCGGTTTAATTGCCTCAATTGATTCTTTGAGATTAGCCAGAAAAGCAGTGATTTTATCGGCCCGCCATTTTGTCCATTCGGGATCCCGGGGGTTAGCCGGGGGCGTTTTTTCGGTTTCCTGTTGATAAAGGGCGATAGTATAGGGATCATAGCCGAATTCGTTGGGTAAACTCAGATGATCGTCGAATTGGATGCCGTTAATATCGTATTGTCTCACCACTTCCAAGACTAATTCCCGCAGAAAATTCTGCACCTCGGGACGGAAGGGATTCAACCACACCACCTCACCGGCTGCCCCCACCCAAGTGGTCCCTCCGTCGCGTTTTTGGGTTAACCAGTCCTGATGTTTTAAGGCTAATTCTGAGGTGGGAGGGGCCATAAATCCGAATTCAAACCAAGGAATGACTAATAATCCCATTCCACGGGTTTGTTCCACCAATTCTGCCAAGATATCTTGTCCCTGCGCTCCCGTAGGCACAAAAGGCTGTATTCCTTCCCGTTGAGCGATCGCACTAGGATAGAGAGCATAACCGGAATTCCAAACCACGGGATAGATAGCATTAAAATTAAGATTAACTAATTGCTCGATCGCCTGTTGTCGTTTATCCCTGTCCATCAGCATCGCAGTATCGTTGGTAGTGATCCAAACACCGCGGATATCGCCATCCCGACTTTGAGAGAAAGCAGCGGAAAAATAGCCTAATAGTAGGACTATTAGAAAAGATACTAAGAATAGTAGTATGGGGAGCTTTTTAAGAATTTGCCGCCAAACGCTGGTCGGAATTAGAAAAGTCATTTCTTTAAGGTGAAGATTAACGCTTTTAACTGGTTATGATAACAGCTTTGCTCAACTCTTTCAGGCTAGATTGACCCAAAATATATATTTGCCTATTTCTTCCCTCGCCACAATTGACCTTGAGGATAGAAATAATCAAGACGAATATCGAATTGATCTAGGGCCAGTAATAACCGATTGGAAGGACGAAAAAGAAATAAGTTGACGCGGGGAATTTCTAGGACTTCTTCTAACTTATCGGTATCGGGGTTAGTGGTAGTCAGAAAGTATTGTACATCAGCATTAAGACGATAATTCAGGGAAAGCAAATCACCTAAGTTAGTCCAGTCATTACCTTCGTCGCTGATAATAATGGCCTTAGGTACAGCATTGATTTTTCTCGCAACTTCGCCATTCCAATAACTAGGAACTTTTGCCCAACTGGTTTCGGAAAGAGCATTATTGAAGTTCGATATTATACTAGCAGTTAACAGAAAAGTCAAGATAATTTTACCTAAAAATTTACCTTGATTAAGCAATTGTGACAAGAAAAAAGCCACAGTTATATAGATAGTAGGAAAGGTCGCAATTAGATAACGGGTGACAGTTGATCTAGTGGTGGTCAAAATTAGATCGGGAATGACTAAAGCTAGGAAAGGTACTAGGGTTGAGGTAATCAGAAAAGTAAAAGCTATCGGGTTATTGTAGCGATAAACTCGCTCAAAAGCATAGATAGTTAAGATTAAAAAAATTACTCTATATATATAGGTAAAGATGTTATTAAAACCAAAATCGCTATCGCTAAATAGAGAAGTAAAAGTTAAGAGCCATAATTTACCGAACAATCCCCAATCGAGATAGTTAACGGCAGCCCAACTGGTGGAGTTAAAGGCCCTTTGAGAGTTAGTTAAAAAAACCTGTAACCAGGGTATATATAAAATCATCATCGTTAACCCAGATAACAGGAAAAATATCAAGTTATTTTTTCGCTCTGGTTTCATAACAAGATACCAAATTATCAAGGTTGCTTGAGCAAATAAGTTGAGGATAAAAAAGAGATGGGTGTAGAGTCCGAGAGTATTAGCGAGGGTGTATAAAGACCAATTAACAAGAGTTCTTTTTTTGAGACATTTTAACAGCATCAATTGACTGATTATCGTTAACAAAACTAAAAGACTATACTGACGGGACATTTGAGCAAATATTATATCAACTGGGGACAGTGCCAATAAAATTACTGCTAAAATTGCCGTTAACTTTGATGTAAATAATTCTAGGGATAGATAGTAAATAAATGGCAGGGAGAGAAGACTAAAAATAATCGCTAAACTGCGGGAAGAAACGGGAGAAAAACCGAATATTTTTTCCCAATAGCGAGAGATAATAAAGTATAAAGGTGGGTGCTGAGGGTCTTCTTTAGCGAGAGATTGAATCGTATCAAAAACATTACTTTCGGG
This Microcystis wesenbergii NRERC-220 DNA region includes the following protein-coding sequences:
- a CDS encoding glycoside hydrolase family 10 protein, which codes for MTFLIPTSVWRQILKKLPILLFLVSFLIVLLLGYFSAAFSQSRDGDIRGVWITTNDTAMLMDRDKRQQAIEQLVNLNFNAIYPVVWNSGYALYPSAIAQREGIQPFVPTGAQGQDILAELVEQTRGMGLLVIPWFEFGFMAPPTSELALKHQDWLTQKRDGGTTWVGAAGEVVWLNPFRPEVQNFLRELVLEVVRQYDINGIQFDDHLSLPNEFGYDPYTIALYQQETEKTPPANPRDPEWTKWRADKITAFLANLKESIEAIKPNILLSIAPNPYEFAYNGHLQDWLGWVRQGLVDELIVQVYRPDLPSFLKQIERPEIQETQQTIPTGVGVLTGLRNRPIALPFIEEKVLAARQRGLGVIFFFYESLWQQALEPPETRKAAIQAMFSQPITPRLPVLENIPLVSTPEPIYQPEPTPTPPPLAPDGIEIPVIPPPGS
- a CDS encoding glycosyltransferase family 39 protein, coding for MKATINYKTPNWLLILLAIILTLGVVFRFANIDKKIYWHDESYTTIRTTGYQAKEIADTIFQNRFLSTTELGKFQQLKPESNVFDTIQSLAKEDPQHPPLYFIISRYWEKIFGFSPVSSRSLAIIFSLLSLPFIYYLSLELFTSKLTAILAVILLALSPVDIIFAQMSRQYSLLVLLTIISQLMLLKCLKKRTLVNWSLYTLANTLGLYTHLFFILNLFAQATLIIWYLVMKPERKNNLIFFLLSGLTMMILYIPWLQVFLTNSQRAFNSTSWAAVNYLDWGLFGKLWLLTFTSLFSDSDFGFNNIFTYIYRVIFLILTIYAFERVYRYNNPIAFTFLITSTLVPFLALVIPDLILTTTRSTVTRYLIATFPTIYITVAFFLSQLLNQGKFLGKIILTFLLTASIISNFNNALSETSWAKVPSYWNGEVARKINAVPKAIIISDEGNDWTNLGDLLSLNYRLNADVQYFLTTTNPDTDKLEEVLEIPRVNLFLFRPSNRLLLALDQFDIRLDYFYPQGQLWRGKK